A single region of the Manihot esculenta cultivar AM560-2 chromosome 12, M.esculenta_v8, whole genome shotgun sequence genome encodes:
- the LOC122725288 gene encoding uncharacterized protein LOC122725288, producing the protein MTGYPFTWEHGRNSDGWVESRLDRVFTNAQWRTRFSNSTTKVLGFSTSDHLPILLAVRCFVDQRHAHRFRFENTWLREAGCQTLISDIWQLSPDMDVEGKLVACRTALKSWGMNLRLLHKAEMDESLAIMTRLHGSRL; encoded by the coding sequence ATGACGGGATATCCTTTTACATGGGAGCATGGAAGAAATAGTGATGGCTGGGTGGAATCTAGGTTGGACCGTGTTTTTACTAATGCTCAGTGGCGTACCAGGTTTTCTAATTCTACTACTAAAGTGTTGGGTTTCTCTACTTCGGACCATCTGCCTATTCTTCTTGCTGTCAGATGCTTTGTGGATCAACGCCATGCTCATCGTTTTCGGTTTGAGAATACGTGGCTCCGTGAGGCAGGGTGTCAGACCTTAATTTCGGATATTTGGCAACTTTCTCCAGATATGGACGTTGAGGGTAAGCTTGTGGCCTGTCGTACTGCTTTGAAATCGTGGGGCATGAATCTTAGACTTCTGCATAAAGCTGAGATGGACGAGAGTCTTGCTATTATGACCCGTTTACACGGCTCTCGGCTATAG